The DNA sequence AAACAGGGTACTTCGGGCGAAATCTCTACTCCCTTACCCACCACAGTGCCCGATTCCTTTGGCTTTAAAAAAGATTTTACGTGCAGGGGAATCTCTTTGCGCTGTAGCGGTTGCAATGTCTTGGGATGGATGACCGAGGCTCCGTAAAAAGCCAATTCTATGGCCTCTCGATATGAAATTTGGTGCAACAATTGTGTTTCTTCAAAATTGCGTGGGTCGGCATTGAGTACCCCGGGTACATCTTTCCAAATGGTCACTGAAGAAGCATTCAAGCAGTAGGCCAAGATGGCCGCCGTATAGTCAGAACCCTCACGCCCCAATGTGGTGGTGAAGTTATTATCATCACTGCCCAAAAAACCTTGGGTGATGTTCAGTTTTTTGGTATCAACATGCTTTTGAACGGCTTCTTGGGTACGTTCCCAATTGACCTGCGCATCGCGATATGAATTATCGGTCTTGATCAGGTTACGTACATCAAGCCATGTGTTTTTGAGTCCGGTTTCATTTAAGTAAGCACTCACAATGGTTGTCGAGACCAGTTCTCCATAACCCACCACTTGATCGTACACAAAACTGTGCTTGGGTGATTTGTTCCACATCAAAAAGCCCTTTACCTCTTCAAAGAGCATCTTGACCTGA is a window from the Muricauda sp. SCSIO 65647 genome containing:
- a CDS encoding aspartate kinase; the encoded protein is MRIFKFGGASVKDARGVKNLVHVLNEVGHDDTLIVISAMGKITNAMEKVVDAYFENKNGINGALHEVYDYHHKVLIDLFENEKHPIFNQVKMLFEEVKGFLMWNKSPKHSFVYDQVVGYGELVSTTIVSAYLNETGLKNTWLDVRNLIKTDNSYRDAQVNWERTQEAVQKHVDTKKLNITQGFLGSDDNNFTTTLGREGSDYTAAILAYCLNASSVTIWKDVPGVLNADPRNFEETQLLHQISYREAIELAFYGASVIHPKTLQPLQRKEIPLHVKSFLKPKESGTVVGKGVEISPEVPCFIVKKDQVLIKLSSLDFSFIVENNISEIFKLLHDHRMKVDLIQNSAISFSVCLDNKFSGLESLLNELKKKFKVVCHEDVSLYTIRHFNEEAVETLLNGHTVLVEQRGKQTVQLVVK